A genomic region of Trichothermofontia sichuanensis B231 contains the following coding sequences:
- a CDS encoding NAD(P)H-hydrate dehydratase, with amino-acid sequence MTAPLQSGTSVLESAGSRQAELNRWVVTAAQMREIEAQVFAAGMPVAALMEKVAGLVASRIQTLYPRAQLADQSVGVLVGPGHNGGDALVVARELHLQGYSVLIHAPIAKQKPLTANHAQYAQYLGIPFVETIEPLLACSLVIDGLFGFGLERPLTGEVATLVDRVSQAGAAIVSIDLPSGLHTDTGMALGTAIRADHTLCLGLWKRGLCQEAALPYCGALTLIDFGLPLATVTAVVGTTPPLRRLTAATAIAHLPLRRPATTHKYKQGHLLLIAGSERYQGAALLAGLGARASGVGMLSIAVPQRLKPFLVSQLPDALILGCPETETGAIADLPADLDLATHCPYSAIAAGPGLTLAASRVLEPIMTGTTCPLLLDADGLNWLATQAVASRCQERSAPTILTPHAGEFRRLFPDLATATTDGMSQAQAAAQASGAIVVLKGARTLVADPDGTQWVNPDSTPALARGGSGDVLTGLLGGLIAQAALTGENLAETIAAGVWWHSQAALMAAAERTILGVDAQTLSSYLLPALQRHLPPP; translated from the coding sequence ATGACCGCACCATTACAATCGGGAACGTCAGTCTTAGAATCGGCAGGATCTCGACAAGCGGAACTCAATCGCTGGGTGGTGACCGCAGCGCAGATGCGAGAAATTGAAGCCCAGGTGTTTGCCGCAGGTATGCCGGTTGCGGCCTTGATGGAGAAGGTCGCAGGTTTGGTGGCCAGCCGGATTCAAACCCTGTATCCTCGTGCCCAACTGGCGGATCAATCGGTGGGAGTTCTGGTGGGGCCTGGCCATAATGGTGGGGACGCCCTGGTTGTCGCCCGTGAACTCCATCTCCAGGGGTATTCAGTTTTAATCCATGCCCCGATCGCTAAACAAAAGCCCTTAACGGCTAACCATGCCCAGTATGCCCAGTATTTAGGTATCCCCTTTGTGGAGACGATCGAACCCTTGCTTGCCTGTAGCTTGGTGATCGATGGCTTGTTTGGCTTTGGGTTAGAACGGCCCTTAACGGGGGAAGTGGCAACCTTGGTCGATCGCGTCAGTCAAGCCGGTGCGGCGATCGTCAGCATTGACCTCCCTTCGGGTCTCCACACCGATACGGGCATGGCCTTGGGAACCGCCATCCGGGCTGACCATACCCTGTGTCTGGGCCTGTGGAAGCGCGGGTTGTGCCAGGAAGCGGCCCTACCCTATTGCGGTGCGTTGACTCTGATTGACTTTGGTCTGCCCTTAGCTACTGTGACAGCGGTCGTGGGAACAACGCCTCCCCTACGCCGGTTGACGGCGGCCACGGCGATCGCCCACTTGCCCCTGCGGCGACCGGCTACGACCCACAAGTACAAACAGGGCCATCTGCTCCTCATCGCCGGATCGGAGCGGTATCAAGGGGCAGCGCTGCTGGCGGGGTTAGGGGCACGGGCCAGTGGGGTGGGAATGCTGTCGATCGCAGTCCCCCAGCGTTTGAAGCCTTTTTTGGTCAGTCAACTCCCCGATGCTCTGATTCTGGGCTGTCCGGAGACGGAGACGGGGGCGATCGCGGATCTACCGGCGGATCTGGATTTGGCAACCCATTGTCCCTACAGCGCGATTGCGGCAGGACCTGGCTTAACCCTGGCCGCCAGCAGGGTATTAGAACCCATCATGACAGGAACCACCTGTCCGCTGCTCCTAGATGCAGATGGCCTGAACTGGTTAGCTACTCAGGCGGTCGCCAGTCGGTGTCAGGAACGCTCTGCCCCCACGATCCTCACCCCCCATGCGGGCGAATTCCGACGCCTGTTCCCAGATCTGGCAACGGCGACAACCGACGGCATGAGCCAGGCCCAGGCCGCAGCCCAGGCCAGTGGCGCGATCGTGGTTCTCAAGGGGGCACGCACGCTCGTCGCTGATCCGGATGGCACCCAGTGGGTCAACCCCGACAGTACCCCAGCCTTGGCCCGTGGAGGCAGTGGCGATGTCCTCACCGGGTTATTAGGAGGACTCATCGCCCAGGCAGCCCTGACCGGGGAGAATCTAGCGGAGACGATCGCTGCTGGGGTCTGGTGGCATTCCCAAGCTGCCCTGATGGCAGCAGCAGAGCGAACCATCCTCGGTGTTGATGCCCAAACCCTGAGCAGCTACCTCTTACCTGCCTTGCAACGCCACTTGCCGCCGCCGTGA